One region of Streptomyces rishiriensis genomic DNA includes:
- a CDS encoding extracellular solute-binding protein: MTPNAASASSGPSRRSFLASTAVATAAVAGGMPLLAACGGTDSGSRDGTTSGKDAKKILPAYVASNVVTPDIPSKNGSSVGFSSKLDLATLKTSVPKPLGKGGKVTVMSPFWGSPPKSDNAYYTAMNALIGVDVVWQNQDGNTYDQKLGAVLASSDVPDVVVVPGWNMGGKIPSAILSKFADLGPYLSGDKVKEYPNLAAIPTDAWQRSLFGGKLRGLPMPSSYVTNIVPFYRKDLFDKNGYEVPTTTDEFTALAKEITNAKAKVWACGDMKWTAFNSFGVPSGGEKPLGWILEGDKLINRIELDSYLEALEWTRKLFAAGYVHPDFKLGKSQAVDPSTKFAAGEFLIYNNDISSWYGQQASQAAQNPDFQIWGMDIFGHGGADPIIYATQPANIFAFVNKKASEAVIRDVLAVANVTAAPYGTKEYMLTNYGVEGTHYSVKDGVPVKNDKGNQEVLNAFVMVASPASTIAHPDFPEIAKGQVEWQQRMGAFTKKSAFYGMQITEPSRWTNLSNNFEQLEDDIVRGRKKVSDMQAAVSDWKKKGGDELRAWYQKLLDDNGTATS; this comes from the coding sequence ATGACGCCGAACGCCGCTTCCGCCTCCTCCGGACCCAGCCGGAGAAGCTTCCTCGCCTCCACGGCGGTCGCCACCGCCGCGGTGGCTGGAGGGATGCCGTTGCTTGCCGCCTGCGGCGGTACGGACAGCGGCTCGCGCGACGGCACGACCTCGGGCAAGGACGCCAAGAAGATCCTGCCCGCCTACGTGGCCAGCAACGTGGTGACGCCCGACATCCCGTCGAAGAACGGCTCCTCGGTCGGCTTCAGCAGCAAGCTCGACCTCGCCACACTGAAGACCTCGGTGCCGAAGCCGCTCGGCAAGGGCGGCAAGGTCACCGTCATGTCGCCGTTCTGGGGTTCACCGCCGAAGAGCGACAACGCCTACTACACGGCGATGAACGCCCTCATCGGCGTCGACGTCGTCTGGCAGAACCAGGACGGCAACACCTACGACCAGAAGCTCGGCGCCGTGCTCGCCTCCAGCGACGTGCCGGACGTGGTGGTGGTCCCCGGCTGGAACATGGGCGGCAAGATACCCAGCGCCATCCTCAGCAAGTTCGCCGACCTGGGCCCGTACCTCTCCGGTGACAAGGTCAAGGAGTACCCGAACCTCGCGGCGATCCCGACCGACGCCTGGCAGCGCTCCCTCTTCGGCGGCAAGCTGCGCGGTCTGCCGATGCCGTCGTCCTACGTCACCAACATCGTGCCGTTCTACCGCAAGGATCTCTTCGACAAGAACGGCTACGAGGTCCCGACGACGACGGACGAGTTCACGGCCCTGGCCAAGGAGATCACCAACGCCAAGGCCAAGGTGTGGGCCTGCGGCGACATGAAGTGGACCGCGTTCAACAGCTTCGGAGTGCCGTCCGGCGGGGAGAAGCCGCTCGGCTGGATCCTCGAGGGCGACAAACTGATCAACCGCATCGAGCTGGACTCCTACCTCGAAGCGCTGGAGTGGACCCGCAAGCTGTTCGCCGCCGGTTACGTGCATCCGGACTTCAAGCTGGGCAAGAGCCAGGCCGTCGACCCGAGCACCAAGTTCGCCGCCGGCGAGTTCCTCATCTACAACAACGACATCTCCAGCTGGTACGGGCAGCAGGCCTCGCAGGCCGCCCAGAACCCGGACTTCCAGATCTGGGGCATGGACATCTTCGGCCACGGCGGCGCCGACCCGATCATCTACGCCACCCAGCCGGCCAACATCTTCGCCTTCGTCAACAAGAAGGCCTCCGAGGCCGTCATCCGCGATGTGCTGGCGGTCGCCAACGTCACCGCCGCCCCGTACGGCACCAAGGAGTACATGCTCACCAACTACGGGGTGGAGGGCACGCACTACAGCGTCAAGGACGGGGTCCCCGTCAAGAACGACAAGGGCAACCAGGAGGTCCTCAACGCCTTCGTGATGGTCGCGAGCCCGGCGTCGACCATCGCCCACCCGGACTTCCCGGAGATCGCCAAGGGCCAGGTCGAGTGGCAGCAGCGAATGGGCGCCTTCACCAAGAAGTCGGCCTTCTACGGCATGCAGATCACCGAGCCCAGCCGCTGGACCAACCTCTCCAACAACTTCGAGCAGCTGGAGGACGACATCGTCCGCGGCCGCAAGAAGGTCAGCGACATGCAGGCGGCCGTCTCCGACTGGAAGAAGAAGGGCGGCGACGAGCTGCGCGCCTGGTACCAGAAGCTGCTCGACGACAACGGCACGGCGACGAGCTGA
- a CDS encoding ABC transporter permease has protein sequence MSHSTVPRSRAEADETGKTPVTLGGAGGPQGKRSSGKLGLRVRLRRDRVLLLMTLPAIVLILLFNYVPILGNVVAFQDYDPYISDNGIVAIFHSPWVGLENFQRLFEDSAFWEAVRNTLVLFFLQLVLYFPIPIMLALLINSVVRPRIRAVSQAILYLPHFFSWVLVIAVFQQLFGGAGILSQLLRQHGYDGIDIMTDPETFKFLITAQSVWKDAGWGIIVFLAALASVNPDLYEAAAMDGANRWRRMWHVTLPALRPVIALLLVLRVGDALTVGFEQILLQRDAVGPGASEVLDTFVWWNGVRNQDFGYAAAAGLIKGVISLGLVLVANKVAHLMGEQGVYQK, from the coding sequence GTGTCGCACAGCACGGTGCCTCGGAGCAGGGCCGAGGCCGACGAGACCGGAAAGACCCCGGTGACGCTTGGCGGCGCCGGCGGCCCCCAGGGGAAACGGTCCTCCGGGAAGCTGGGCCTGCGGGTCAGGCTCAGACGGGACCGCGTCCTGCTGCTGATGACGCTCCCGGCGATCGTCCTCATCCTGCTCTTCAACTACGTGCCGATCCTCGGCAACGTGGTCGCCTTCCAGGACTACGACCCCTACATCAGCGACAACGGGATCGTCGCCATCTTCCACAGCCCCTGGGTGGGCCTGGAGAACTTCCAGCGGCTCTTCGAGGACTCGGCCTTCTGGGAGGCCGTCCGGAACACCCTGGTGCTGTTCTTCCTCCAGCTGGTGCTCTACTTCCCGATCCCGATCATGCTCGCGCTGCTCATCAACAGCGTGGTCAGGCCCCGGATCCGGGCGGTGTCGCAGGCGATCCTCTACCTGCCGCACTTCTTCTCCTGGGTGCTGGTCATCGCCGTGTTCCAGCAGCTGTTCGGCGGCGCGGGCATCCTCTCGCAGCTGCTGCGGCAGCACGGGTACGACGGCATCGACATCATGACCGACCCGGAGACCTTCAAGTTCCTGATCACCGCGCAGAGCGTCTGGAAGGACGCCGGCTGGGGCATCATCGTCTTCCTCGCCGCGCTGGCCTCCGTCAACCCCGACCTGTACGAGGCCGCGGCGATGGACGGCGCGAACCGCTGGCGCCGGATGTGGCATGTGACGCTGCCGGCCCTGCGCCCGGTGATCGCGCTGCTGCTGGTGCTGCGGGTGGGCGACGCGCTGACCGTCGGCTTCGAGCAGATCCTGCTCCAGCGCGACGCGGTCGGGCCAGGGGCGTCGGAGGTCCTCGACACCTTCGTGTGGTGGAACGGCGTCCGCAACCAGGACTTCGGCTACGCGGCCGCCGCCGGTCTGATCAAGGGCGTCATCAGCCTCGGCCTGGTGCTCGTCGCGAACAAGGTGGCCCATCTCATGGGCGAGCAGGGGGTGTACCAGAAGTGA
- a CDS encoding carbohydrate ABC transporter permease: MTAVIDKPVRTPGRWASPPRPVWEEEPTSAGLAGKGIALSFACLAILFPLWIVLVTSLSSRKTIDEAGGLVMVPKGITFIAYRELLSGGQVTRAAVISVLITLVGTLFSMGVSVLCAYGLSRSGSVGHRWILMVLLATMFFSAGLIPTYLLVQSLGLMDSYLALILPSAISVFNILVLRGFFMGISQELVDSARIDGAGDFRILWQIVMPLSRAVLAVITLFYAVGYWSAWFNASLYLNDQDMMPLQNVMIQLVQKQEAPVGLGQAIKTGQLSGLAVQMAVMVMALLPVAVLSPFVQKHFKKGMLTGAVKG, translated from the coding sequence GTGACCGCCGTGATCGACAAACCCGTGCGCACACCCGGCCGTTGGGCCTCGCCGCCGCGACCCGTATGGGAGGAGGAGCCCACCAGCGCCGGTCTCGCGGGCAAGGGCATCGCCCTGTCCTTCGCCTGCCTGGCGATCCTCTTCCCGCTGTGGATCGTCCTCGTCACCAGCCTCTCCTCGCGCAAGACCATCGACGAGGCCGGCGGGCTGGTGATGGTGCCCAAGGGGATCACCTTCATCGCCTACCGGGAGCTGCTCAGCGGCGGACAGGTCACCCGCGCGGCGGTCATCAGCGTCCTGATCACCCTTGTCGGCACGCTCTTCTCGATGGGCGTCTCCGTCCTGTGCGCCTACGGCCTTTCCCGGTCGGGCTCGGTCGGACACCGGTGGATCCTGATGGTCCTGCTGGCGACGATGTTCTTCAGCGCGGGCCTGATCCCCACCTACCTGCTGGTGCAGTCGCTGGGCCTGATGGACAGCTACCTCGCGCTGATCCTGCCGAGCGCGATCAGCGTGTTCAACATCCTGGTCCTGCGCGGCTTCTTCATGGGTATCTCGCAGGAACTCGTCGACAGCGCGCGGATCGACGGGGCGGGGGACTTCCGGATCCTCTGGCAGATCGTCATGCCCCTGTCGAGGGCGGTGCTGGCCGTCATCACGCTGTTCTACGCCGTCGGATACTGGAGCGCCTGGTTCAACGCGTCGCTGTACCTCAACGACCAGGACATGATGCCGCTGCAGAACGTCATGATCCAGCTGGTGCAGAAGCAGGAGGCGCCGGTCGGGCTGGGGCAGGCGATCAAGACGGGGCAGCTGTCGGGGCTGGCCGTGCAGATGGCGGTCATGGTGATGGCGCTGCTGCCGGTGGCGGTGTTGTCGCCGTTCGTCCAGAAACACTTCAAGAAGGGGATGCTGACGGGGGCGGTCAAGGGCTGA
- a CDS encoding exo-alpha-sialidase yields the protein MHTPSASRRTLLAGTAAAAAITALPAGQGLAQATPARPGSTAGGYRWRNAVIGGTGFVTGVLFHPAVRGLAYARTDIGGAYRWDDRAARWTPLTDHLGWDDWNLLGVEALAVDPAHPDRLYLALGTYAQSWAGNGAVLRSEDRGATWSRADLTVKLGGNEDGRGTGERLLVDPRNSDTLWLGTRHDGLLKSTDRGATWAAVGGFPGAPSAGGQGVTLLVAAGRTLYAGWGDSDGTTANLYRTADGTTWEAVPGRPTGASAKVPVRAAYDRHTRELYVTYADAPGPNGQSDGSVHKLATTSGRWTDVTPVRPAGSDTFGYGGAAVDARRPGTVVVSTNNRWAAVDTLYRTTDGGRTWTSLKDTAVLDVSETPYLKWGEEQPKFGWWIQAVAVDPYDSGHVVFGTGATLYGTRDLKHWAPWIRGLEETSVRQLISPPAGEAHLISGLGDVGVMYHERLTASPSRGMATNPVFGTVTGLAQAADRPSYVVRTGWGDHGNGAWSADGGRTWAPFAAQPALGKDAPGPIAVNTDGSVLLWTFVHWDGTKYPAQRSADNGATWSEVSSFPKGATPLADPADPARFYAYDTDTGTLFASTDAGLTFTARAGGLPSGDSQFQLAAAPGRSGDLWLSTKWNGLYRSTDGGASFTKLTSCWASYTLAFGRAADGAGYPAVYQVGSTEASTAVYRSDDGAQTWVRINDDRHQWGWIGATIAADPRIHGRVYIATNGRGIQYGEPVR from the coding sequence ATGCACACGCCCTCCGCAAGCCGCCGCACACTCCTCGCAGGAACGGCGGCGGCCGCTGCGATCACCGCGCTCCCCGCCGGGCAAGGCCTTGCCCAGGCCACACCCGCCCGCCCCGGCTCGACCGCCGGAGGCTATCGCTGGCGCAACGCGGTCATCGGCGGCACCGGATTCGTCACCGGCGTGCTCTTCCACCCGGCCGTCCGGGGTCTCGCCTACGCCCGCACCGACATCGGCGGCGCCTACCGCTGGGACGACCGCGCGGCCCGCTGGACCCCGCTCACCGACCACCTCGGCTGGGACGACTGGAACCTCCTCGGCGTGGAGGCCCTCGCCGTGGACCCCGCGCACCCCGACCGTCTCTACCTCGCCCTCGGCACGTACGCCCAGTCCTGGGCGGGCAACGGAGCCGTTCTGCGCTCCGAGGACCGCGGCGCCACCTGGAGCCGTGCCGACCTCACCGTGAAACTCGGCGGCAACGAGGACGGCCGGGGCACGGGGGAGCGTCTCCTCGTCGATCCGCGGAACAGTGACACCCTGTGGCTGGGGACCCGGCACGACGGGCTCCTGAAGTCCACCGACCGCGGAGCCACCTGGGCGGCGGTCGGCGGCTTCCCCGGCGCCCCGAGCGCGGGCGGCCAGGGCGTCACCCTTCTCGTCGCCGCGGGCCGCACCCTCTACGCCGGCTGGGGCGACTCCGACGGGACGACCGCCAACCTGTACCGGACCGCCGACGGCACCACCTGGGAGGCCGTTCCCGGCCGGCCCACCGGCGCCTCCGCCAAGGTGCCCGTCCGCGCCGCCTACGACCGCCACACCCGCGAGCTGTACGTGACGTACGCCGACGCGCCCGGCCCCAACGGCCAGTCCGACGGCAGTGTCCACAAGCTGGCCACGACGAGCGGCAGGTGGACCGACGTGACGCCGGTGCGGCCCGCGGGCAGTGACACCTTCGGCTACGGGGGCGCCGCCGTGGACGCCCGCCGTCCCGGCACCGTCGTCGTCTCCACCAACAACCGCTGGGCGGCGGTCGACACCCTGTACCGGACCACGGACGGCGGCCGTACCTGGACCTCCCTGAAGGACACCGCCGTCCTCGACGTGTCGGAGACGCCCTACCTGAAATGGGGTGAGGAGCAGCCCAAGTTCGGCTGGTGGATCCAGGCCGTCGCCGTCGACCCGTACGACTCCGGGCACGTCGTCTTCGGCACCGGCGCCACGCTCTACGGCACCCGGGACCTGAAGCACTGGGCCCCGTGGATCCGCGGCCTGGAGGAGACCTCCGTGCGGCAGCTGATCTCGCCCCCGGCGGGCGAGGCGCACCTGATCAGCGGTCTCGGGGACGTCGGGGTGATGTACCACGAGCGGCTCACGGCCTCGCCGTCCCGGGGCATGGCGACCAACCCCGTGTTCGGGACGGTGACCGGACTGGCGCAGGCCGCGGACCGGCCGTCGTACGTCGTCCGCACCGGGTGGGGCGACCACGGCAACGGCGCCTGGTCGGCCGACGGCGGCAGAACCTGGGCGCCCTTCGCCGCCCAGCCCGCCCTCGGCAAGGACGCGCCGGGGCCGATCGCCGTCAACACCGACGGCAGTGTGCTGCTGTGGACCTTCGTGCACTGGGACGGCACGAAGTACCCCGCTCAGCGCTCCGCGGACAACGGGGCGACCTGGTCCGAGGTCTCCTCCTTCCCCAAGGGCGCCACCCCGCTCGCCGACCCGGCCGACCCGGCACGCTTCTACGCGTACGACACCGACACGGGGACCCTGTTCGCCAGTACCGACGCCGGCCTCACCTTCACCGCGCGGGCCGGCGGACTGCCCTCGGGCGACAGCCAGTTCCAGCTGGCCGCGGCCCCGGGGCGCTCCGGCGATCTGTGGCTGAGCACCAAGTGGAACGGCCTGTACCGGTCCACCGACGGCGGGGCGAGCTTCACCAAGCTGACCAGTTGCTGGGCCTCGTACACCCTCGCCTTCGGCAGGGCCGCCGACGGTGCCGGGTACCCGGCCGTCTACCAGGTCGGCTCCACGGAGGCGAGCACCGCCGTGTACCGCTCCGACGACGGCGCGCAGACCTGGGTCCGCATCAACGACGACCGGCACCAGTGGGGCTGGATCGGCGCGACCATCGCCGCCGACCCCCGGATCCACGGCCGGGTGTACATCGCCACCAACGGCCGGGGCATCCAGTACGGGGAGCCCGTCCGATGA
- a CDS encoding beta-galactosidase, producing MTAAGRPGLADATRGRILFGGDYNPEQWPEETWHEDVRLMRDAGVNSVTLGVFSWSRLEPEPGAREFGWLDTLLDLMHANGIGVVLATPTSAPPPWLGRLHPDTLPRDENGDVEWWGGRQHFSHSSATYRRYAAAITEDLAARYGGHPALTMWHINNEYCTADHGDEAAVAFRRWLREKYGTLDALNTAWGTAFWSQGYDSWDAVLPARRTHYLKNPTQVLDFRRFTSDMLLECYLAERDIVARHTPHIPVTTNFMPLFFGQDAWRWAEEEDVVSVDLYPDPRDPLGAQHGALVQDLTRSQARGPWMLMEQAAGPVNWRGVNHPKPRGLNRLWSLQAVARGADAVCYFQWRQSRQGAEKFHSGMVSHAGERGRTFQEVKRLGAELARIGGAVAGSRIAADVAILHDWHAWWAGAQDGRPSTHVDHPAVLHAWHRALWESHLTTDFAHPGHDLTGYRMVVVPQLYAMTDAAVDNLLAYVRGGGTLVAGFLTGVADEDDRVRPGGMDARLRELFGIRTLHEWWPLEAGEHVETDGFRGILWSEELEAEPDAVEAVYKGGELDGLPAVLRTGRAWYVSTLPEPEAFRALLARVAADAGARPVLDGLPPEVEAVRRGELLFLLHHGREPVTVDLPGAHHDLLTGTTRTDEITLDRYGAAVLRR from the coding sequence ATGACCGCCGCCGGCCGGCCCGGTCTCGCCGACGCCACCCGCGGCCGCATCCTCTTCGGCGGCGACTACAACCCCGAGCAGTGGCCCGAGGAGACCTGGCACGAGGACGTCCGGCTCATGCGGGACGCCGGCGTCAACTCCGTCACCCTCGGCGTCTTCTCCTGGTCCCGGCTCGAACCCGAGCCGGGGGCGCGGGAGTTCGGCTGGCTCGACACGCTGTTGGACCTCATGCACGCGAACGGCATCGGCGTCGTCCTCGCCACCCCCACCTCCGCCCCGCCCCCGTGGCTGGGCCGGCTGCACCCGGACACCCTGCCCCGCGACGAGAACGGCGACGTCGAGTGGTGGGGCGGACGCCAGCACTTCTCGCACTCCAGCGCCACCTATCGCCGGTACGCCGCCGCCATCACCGAGGACCTGGCCGCCCGCTACGGCGGCCACCCCGCCCTCACCATGTGGCACATCAACAACGAGTACTGCACGGCCGATCACGGCGACGAGGCGGCCGTCGCCTTCCGTCGCTGGCTGCGTGAGAAGTACGGCACCCTGGACGCCCTCAACACCGCCTGGGGCACGGCCTTCTGGAGCCAGGGCTACGACAGCTGGGACGCCGTCCTGCCCGCCCGACGGACGCACTATCTGAAGAATCCCACCCAGGTGCTGGACTTCCGGCGCTTCACCTCCGACATGCTCCTGGAGTGCTACCTCGCCGAGCGTGACATCGTCGCCCGGCACACCCCGCACATCCCGGTCACCACCAACTTCATGCCGCTCTTCTTCGGCCAGGACGCCTGGCGCTGGGCCGAGGAGGAGGACGTCGTCTCCGTCGACCTCTACCCCGATCCACGCGATCCGCTGGGCGCCCAGCACGGGGCACTGGTGCAGGACCTGACCCGGTCCCAGGCGCGTGGCCCCTGGATGCTGATGGAACAGGCGGCGGGACCGGTGAACTGGCGCGGGGTGAACCACCCCAAGCCGCGCGGCCTCAACCGGCTCTGGTCCCTCCAGGCCGTGGCCCGCGGCGCGGACGCCGTCTGCTACTTCCAGTGGCGCCAGTCCCGGCAGGGCGCCGAGAAGTTCCACTCCGGGATGGTCAGCCACGCGGGGGAGCGGGGCCGCACCTTCCAGGAGGTCAAGCGGCTGGGAGCCGAACTCGCCCGCATCGGGGGCGCGGTGGCGGGAAGCCGTATCGCCGCCGACGTCGCGATCCTGCACGACTGGCACGCCTGGTGGGCCGGCGCCCAGGACGGCCGTCCCTCCACCCACGTCGACCACCCGGCCGTCCTGCACGCCTGGCACCGCGCCCTGTGGGAGTCCCACCTCACCACCGACTTCGCCCACCCCGGACACGACCTCACCGGCTACCGGATGGTCGTCGTGCCCCAGCTGTACGCCATGACGGACGCGGCCGTCGACAACCTGCTCGCCTACGTCCGCGGCGGCGGCACCCTCGTGGCCGGCTTCCTGACCGGTGTGGCCGACGAGGACGACCGGGTCCGACCCGGCGGGATGGACGCCCGCCTGCGCGAGCTGTTCGGCATCCGCACCCTGCACGAGTGGTGGCCGCTGGAGGCCGGGGAGCACGTCGAGACCGACGGCTTCCGCGGGATCCTCTGGTCGGAGGAGCTGGAGGCCGAACCGGACGCGGTGGAAGCCGTCTACAAGGGCGGCGAACTCGACGGACTGCCCGCCGTCCTGCGCACCGGCCGCGCCTGGTACGTCTCCACCCTGCCCGAGCCCGAGGCCTTCCGCGCGCTGCTCGCCCGGGTCGCCGCCGACGCGGGCGCCCGGCCCGTCCTCGACGGCCTCCCCCCGGAGGTCGAGGCCGTACGCCGGGGCGAGCTGCTCTTCCTGCTCCACCACGGCCGCGAGCCGGTGACCGTAGACCTCCCGGGCGCCCACCACGACCTGCTGACCGGGACGACCCGCACGGACGAGATCACGCTCGACCGCTACGGTGCGGCGGTGCTGCGCCGATGA
- a CDS encoding glycosyl hydrolase family 95 catalytic domain-containing protein translates to MTDTSSRAHPGLPGTGRPVHGTHEHRPAARWEDAFLSGNGRHGTLTFGDPYDDRVVVTHHTLVRPNGSEHARPPELAAELPALQDRLLAGEWEAAESFTDHRPLQWVQPFHPAFQIRLRALSDEPRGYRMRTVDFTTGEAVATCEAGTSRVFVSRADDVIVQQVTGLDLDISLDHRLPGAPAGLAVGQGSVLTPDGALLTLRARYPASDRAYTGVTLVVVTGGRTRLTHPGVRVTDARSVLLLTRVRRHTGELDVTGEQRALSELPRRYDDLLARHLPLHRTAYERVTLDLHADPGERGLPGSALLERPRSAALLERLFAAGRYHLLSSAGLNPPRLTGLWTGDWDTAWSGAFTNDANVNLQTASAAAAALPEVTESLASLIHRQAEDWRENARAVFGARGAVAPAHTDGESGLVYHFSREYPLHLWTAGADWLLKPLVDHDETRGARDPRTAAALAEVALFYEDFLTRTDPEDPGGPLVVVPSYSPENRPTGGSWGAVNAAMDLSAARHALLTAAAYHPDDAERADRWRALADRLPPHRINSDGALAEWARTGLEDTYDHRHLSHLYGVWPLDEINPYDTPRWAAAALRALELRGAENDSAHGHLHHALIAARLRDGRRVAHALGEVLEGDFFHASLMSAHYPRREVYNADAAHALPAVLIETLVQSTPDRLVLLPALPPALPSGELRGVRTRFGAELDLSWGHEGVRAVLRPHRTHRIEVRTSSGGAQPLDLVAGEDHVLTLGTW, encoded by the coding sequence ATGACCGACACCTCCTCCCGCGCGCACCCCGGCCTCCCCGGCACCGGCCGCCCCGTGCACGGCACCCATGAACACCGGCCCGCCGCCCGCTGGGAGGACGCCTTCCTCAGCGGCAACGGCCGGCACGGCACCCTCACGTTCGGCGACCCGTACGACGACCGGGTCGTCGTCACCCATCACACCCTGGTCCGCCCCAACGGCTCCGAACACGCCCGCCCGCCGGAGCTCGCCGCCGAACTGCCCGCTCTCCAGGACAGGTTGCTGGCCGGGGAGTGGGAGGCCGCCGAGAGCTTCACCGACCACCGGCCCCTGCAATGGGTCCAGCCCTTCCATCCGGCCTTCCAGATACGTCTCAGAGCGCTCTCGGACGAGCCGCGCGGCTACCGCATGCGAACCGTCGATTTCACCACCGGCGAGGCCGTGGCCACCTGCGAGGCCGGCACCAGCCGGGTCTTCGTCTCCCGCGCCGACGACGTGATCGTCCAGCAGGTCACCGGCCTCGACCTGGACATATCCCTGGACCACCGGCTCCCGGGCGCGCCCGCCGGCCTCGCCGTCGGACAGGGATCGGTCCTCACCCCGGACGGCGCGCTGCTCACCCTGCGCGCCCGCTACCCCGCAAGCGACCGCGCCTACACGGGCGTGACCCTCGTCGTCGTCACCGGCGGCCGCACCCGCCTCACCCACCCCGGTGTACGGGTCACGGACGCGCGCTCCGTGCTGCTGCTCACCCGCGTCCGCAGACACACCGGTGAACTGGACGTCACCGGGGAACAGCGCGCCCTGAGCGAGCTGCCGCGACGCTACGACGACCTGCTCGCCCGCCATCTCCCCCTCCACCGCACCGCCTACGAGCGCGTCACGCTCGACCTCCACGCCGACCCCGGCGAGCGCGGTCTCCCCGGGTCCGCGCTGCTGGAGCGCCCCCGCAGCGCGGCGCTTCTCGAGCGCCTCTTCGCGGCGGGGCGCTACCACCTCCTGTCCTCGGCCGGCCTCAATCCGCCCCGGCTGACCGGCCTGTGGACCGGCGACTGGGACACGGCCTGGTCCGGCGCGTTCACCAACGACGCCAACGTCAACCTCCAGACCGCCTCCGCCGCGGCCGCCGCGCTCCCCGAGGTCACCGAGTCCCTGGCGTCCCTGATCCACCGGCAGGCGGAGGACTGGCGGGAGAACGCGCGCGCGGTCTTCGGCGCCCGGGGCGCGGTCGCGCCGGCACACACCGACGGCGAGTCCGGACTGGTCTACCACTTCAGCCGCGAATACCCGCTCCACCTGTGGACCGCCGGCGCCGACTGGCTGCTCAAACCCCTGGTCGACCACGACGAGACCCGCGGCGCACGCGACCCGCGCACCGCCGCCGCCCTCGCCGAAGTCGCCCTGTTCTACGAGGACTTCCTCACCCGCACCGACCCGGAGGACCCCGGGGGTCCGCTCGTCGTCGTCCCTTCCTACTCGCCGGAGAACCGGCCCACGGGCGGCAGCTGGGGCGCCGTGAACGCCGCCATGGACCTCTCGGCGGCCCGGCACGCACTGCTCACCGCCGCCGCGTACCACCCGGACGACGCCGAGCGCGCCGATCGCTGGCGTGCCCTCGCCGACCGCCTCCCGCCGCACCGGATCAACTCCGACGGCGCCCTCGCCGAATGGGCCAGGACGGGACTCGAAGACACCTACGACCACCGCCACCTGAGCCACCTCTACGGCGTCTGGCCCCTCGACGAGATCAACCCCTACGACACCCCGCGGTGGGCCGCCGCCGCCCTTCGCGCCCTCGAACTGCGCGGCGCCGAGAACGACTCCGCGCACGGCCACCTCCACCACGCGCTGATCGCGGCCCGCCTGCGGGACGGCCGGCGCGTCGCCCACGCCCTCGGCGAGGTCCTCGAAGGCGACTTCTTCCACGCCTCCCTGATGAGCGCCCACTACCCGCGCCGTGAGGTGTACAACGCCGATGCCGCGCACGCCCTCCCCGCCGTGCTGATCGAGACGCTCGTCCAGTCGACCCCGGACCGGCTGGTCCTGCTGCCCGCGCTTCCCCCGGCGCTTCCTTCGGGCGAACTGCGAGGCGTTCGGACCCGGTTCGGCGCCGAACTCGATCTGTCCTGGGGCCACGAGGGCGTACGGGCTGTGCTGCGGCCGCACCGCACGCACCGCATCGAAGTCAGGACTTCCTCCGGCGGCGCTCAGCCGCTCGACCTCGTCGCCGGAGAAGACCACGTCCTCACCCTGGGGACGTGGTAG
- a CDS encoding glycoside hydrolase family 12 protein: MATRITGRVAKALFAPALALGVTVGLASAPASAAVWNSCDQWGNTSLNGYTLYNNIWGSGAGSQCVWANSGTNWGVWANHPNTGGIKSYPNSKKVINKTITSLGSLSSSYNVTVPSSGAYNTSYDIWDTDYDYEIMLWVNYNGAVGPLGTSQGNVTLGGHTWTVYKGDNGANQVFSFLRTSDSSSGTVGILPILKWIKDTKGWFGNETIGDVQFGYEITSSSGGLDFVTNNLTVSSS, translated from the coding sequence ATGGCAACACGCATCACAGGCAGGGTCGCCAAGGCACTGTTCGCCCCCGCACTCGCTCTCGGCGTCACCGTCGGACTGGCCTCCGCCCCCGCCTCGGCCGCCGTCTGGAACTCCTGCGACCAGTGGGGCAACACCAGCCTGAACGGCTACACGCTGTACAACAACATCTGGGGCTCCGGCGCCGGCAGCCAGTGCGTCTGGGCCAACTCCGGCACCAACTGGGGCGTCTGGGCCAACCACCCCAACACCGGCGGCATCAAGTCGTACCCGAACTCCAAGAAGGTGATCAACAAGACGATCACCTCGCTCGGTTCGCTGTCCAGCAGCTACAACGTCACCGTTCCGTCGTCCGGCGCCTACAACACGTCGTACGACATCTGGGACACGGACTACGACTACGAGATCATGCTCTGGGTGAACTACAACGGCGCCGTCGGCCCGCTCGGCACCTCCCAGGGCAACGTCACCCTCGGCGGCCACACCTGGACCGTCTACAAGGGCGACAACGGCGCGAACCAGGTGTTCTCGTTCCTGCGCACGTCCGACTCGTCGTCCGGCACCGTCGGCATCCTGCCGATCCTCAAGTGGATCAAGGACACGAAGGGCTGGTTCGGCAACGAGACCATCGGTGACGTGCAGTTCGGATACGAGATCACCTCGTCCTCCGGCGGGCTGGACTTCGTGACCAACAACCTCACCGTCAGCAGCAGCTGA